The proteins below are encoded in one region of Aeromonas veronii:
- a CDS encoding MMPL family transporter: protein MPPEPQADARTGPVTGWRESTWRRLSHGWLLLSLLALGLLGWQLSHSRINTSLMDLLPHEERSTLDPALRGGLLRQLDKQLVWMLSLPAGQEGRAAAQEWVQALAALPELGAVRGAQPELAPAWQHFTYDYAWQRLDEQSRARLAAGPDGWSQWVLGQIYSPFGGVSRTEWQADPLLLTRAGVQGQGGSAMRLDHDWLMSQGEDGRQWFMVRAELDLSAFDLSRNADLLARLGAAEQSLKARYPGLELLRRGTLFYSQHASQLAQADISTIGIGSMVGVVLLMWLAFRSLRAIALSLLPIVIGLGWGVLAVLLWFGEVHLFTLVISTSLIGIAIDYGIHFLTERRLHGGSERPHQTRAKLLPSLWMALLTTLVGYGLLWLAPFPGLQQMALCALAGLLAALITVLCLFPLWLGELPAREPRSLALMGRWLDGWRERPCLRWGLPLLVLVLVVAGLGRLQIDDDIARLQPLPVELQGQERAIQRLTGQQGGMSGFLVTAADGETALQRLEALTGQLTQAKAEGKLTGFVSLAQWLPSLAQQRADHAALTALQPQVVARLNQAGVPVKAEPRPWHPLTPELWLASPVSEGSRLLWHTLPDGRVALWLPVHGVTDSAAVAGLASTENGVFWQDQRSQWSQLFAHYRIKLAELLFAAIALVGLLLWWRLGWRKSARILLVNVLALGAGLALLAACGQPLTLFGVLALSLIFGIGIDYGLFFAHSGEEPGRQRSTLFAILLANLTTQLSFGLLALSHTPAIAGFGLVLSGGIFTAFLLSPLVLERR, encoded by the coding sequence TTGCCCCCTGAGCCGCAAGCCGATGCCCGCACGGGGCCTGTGACGGGCTGGCGCGAATCGACCTGGCGCAGGCTCTCCCATGGCTGGCTGCTGCTCAGCCTGCTGGCGCTGGGGCTGCTCGGCTGGCAGCTCTCCCACAGTCGCATCAACACCAGCCTGATGGATCTGCTGCCCCACGAGGAGCGCTCCACGCTGGATCCGGCCCTGCGCGGGGGCTTGCTGCGCCAGCTCGACAAGCAACTGGTCTGGATGCTGAGCCTGCCGGCGGGGCAGGAGGGGCGCGCCGCGGCGCAGGAGTGGGTCCAGGCTCTGGCCGCCCTGCCCGAACTCGGCGCGGTGCGTGGCGCTCAACCCGAGCTGGCCCCGGCCTGGCAACATTTCACCTACGACTATGCCTGGCAGCGCCTCGATGAGCAGAGCCGGGCCCGCCTGGCGGCGGGGCCCGACGGCTGGAGCCAGTGGGTGCTCGGCCAGATCTACAGCCCCTTCGGGGGAGTCTCCCGTACCGAGTGGCAGGCCGACCCCCTGTTGTTGACCCGCGCCGGTGTGCAGGGGCAGGGGGGGAGCGCCATGCGCCTCGATCACGACTGGCTGATGAGCCAGGGTGAGGACGGGCGGCAGTGGTTCATGGTGCGAGCCGAGCTGGATCTGTCGGCCTTCGATCTCTCCCGCAACGCCGACCTGCTCGCCCGCCTCGGGGCGGCGGAGCAGAGCCTCAAGGCCCGTTATCCCGGGCTGGAGTTGCTGCGTCGCGGCACCCTCTTCTATAGCCAGCACGCCAGCCAGCTAGCCCAGGCGGACATCTCCACCATAGGGATAGGTTCCATGGTCGGGGTCGTGCTGCTGATGTGGCTGGCGTTTCGCTCCCTGCGGGCGATCGCCCTCTCCTTGCTGCCCATCGTCATCGGCCTCGGCTGGGGGGTGCTGGCCGTGCTGCTCTGGTTTGGGGAGGTGCACCTCTTCACCCTGGTCATCAGCACCAGCCTCATCGGCATCGCCATCGACTACGGCATCCACTTCCTGACCGAGCGACGCCTGCACGGAGGCAGCGAGCGTCCCCACCAGACCCGTGCCAAGCTGCTGCCGAGCCTCTGGATGGCCCTGCTGACCACGCTGGTCGGATACGGGCTGCTCTGGCTGGCCCCCTTCCCGGGGTTGCAGCAGATGGCGCTATGCGCCCTCGCGGGCCTCCTGGCGGCCCTCATCACAGTGCTCTGCCTGTTCCCGCTCTGGCTGGGGGAGCTGCCTGCGCGTGAGCCCCGCAGCCTGGCGCTGATGGGTCGCTGGCTCGACGGGTGGCGTGAGCGCCCCTGCCTGCGCTGGGGTCTGCCGCTGCTCGTGCTGGTGCTGGTCGTGGCGGGGCTCGGCCGGTTGCAGATCGATGACGATATTGCCCGTTTGCAACCCCTGCCCGTCGAGTTGCAGGGGCAGGAGCGGGCGATCCAGCGTCTCACCGGTCAGCAGGGCGGCATGTCGGGTTTTCTGGTGACGGCGGCAGACGGGGAGACGGCATTGCAGCGGCTGGAGGCCCTGACCGGGCAACTGACACAGGCCAAGGCAGAGGGGAAGCTGACGGGGTTCGTCTCCCTGGCGCAGTGGTTGCCCTCTCTGGCGCAGCAGCGGGCGGATCATGCCGCCCTCACCGCCTTGCAGCCCCAGGTGGTGGCGCGGCTCAATCAGGCCGGGGTACCGGTCAAGGCCGAGCCTCGCCCCTGGCATCCCCTGACCCCGGAGCTCTGGCTGGCCAGCCCGGTCAGCGAGGGTAGCCGGTTGCTGTGGCACACCCTGCCGGATGGTCGGGTAGCGCTCTGGCTGCCGGTGCACGGGGTGACGGATAGCGCCGCCGTGGCGGGGCTGGCCAGCACTGAGAACGGTGTCTTCTGGCAGGATCAACGCAGCCAGTGGAGCCAGCTGTTCGCCCACTATCGCATCAAGCTGGCCGAGCTCCTGTTTGCGGCCATCGCCCTGGTGGGATTGCTGCTCTGGTGGCGGCTCGGCTGGCGCAAGAGTGCCCGGATCCTGCTGGTCAACGTACTGGCCCTGGGGGCCGGACTGGCGCTGCTCGCCGCCTGCGGCCAGCCCCTGACCCTGTTCGGGGTGCTGGCGCTCAGCCTCATCTTCGGGATCGGCATCGACTACGGGCTGTTTTTCGCCCACAGCGGCGAAGAGCCAGGGCGTCAGCGCTCGACCCTGTTTGCCATCCTGCTTGCCAATCTGACCACCCAGCTCTCGTTCGGTCTGCTGGCCCTGAGCCACACCCCGGCCATCGCCGGTTTCGGTCTGGTGCTGAGCGGCGGCATCTTCACCGCCTTCCTGCTCTCACCCCTGGTGCTGGAGCGCCGATGA
- a CDS encoding outer membrane lipoprotein carrier protein LolA: MQGVRGGLWACLLLLTGMAQAASMTQTHVMTQTEVRELLSAEPAQRAHFAQEKQVAGLAQPLKSSGKLLLVRGQGLWWHQQQPFELALSLTDQRMSQQVGQGPVQVIDNPQLLEFSGMMLALFGSDEQGLARYFSLDFQSDEQGWTLVLTPLSSPLDKVFASLTLSGGQQLDRLVIADRQGDETRIHFSDWQRVTLPLSAEEHAHFAP; encoded by the coding sequence ATGCAGGGGGTGCGAGGCGGGCTCTGGGCCTGTCTGCTGCTGTTGACGGGGATGGCGCAGGCCGCTTCCATGACCCAGACCCATGTCATGACCCAGACAGAGGTGCGTGAGCTGCTGAGTGCGGAGCCTGCCCAGCGCGCGCATTTCGCGCAGGAGAAACAGGTGGCCGGGCTGGCCCAGCCCCTGAAATCCAGCGGTAAGCTGCTGCTGGTACGGGGGCAGGGGCTCTGGTGGCATCAGCAGCAGCCCTTCGAACTGGCACTGAGCCTGACTGACCAACGCATGAGCCAGCAGGTCGGTCAGGGACCGGTCCAGGTGATCGACAATCCCCAGTTGCTCGAATTCAGCGGCATGATGCTGGCCTTGTTCGGCTCGGATGAGCAGGGGCTCGCCCGCTATTTCTCCCTCGATTTCCAGTCTGATGAACAGGGCTGGACCCTGGTGCTGACCCCCTTGTCCTCCCCTCTCGACAAGGTCTTTGCCAGTCTCACCCTGAGCGGTGGCCAGCAGCTGGACCGCCTGGTGATCGCCGATCGGCAGGGGGACGAGACCCGTATTCATTTCTCAGACTGGCAGCGGGTGACGCTGCCCCTGTCTGCCGAGGAGCACGCCCATTTTGCCCCCTGA
- a CDS encoding acyl-CoA thioesterase translates to MQSEPWMISHSIEVEIPFHDVDMMRVAWHGHYVRYIELARCALLEQIDYNYPQMEASGYHWPIIDLRLKYMAPLRFGQKVRVEARLCEYQNRLKIEYQLFDVASGARTSKGYSIQVAVNKESGEMCLASPRVLLDKLGVAE, encoded by the coding sequence ATGCAGAGTGAACCCTGGATGATCAGCCACAGCATAGAGGTGGAGATCCCGTTCCACGACGTGGACATGATGAGGGTGGCCTGGCATGGCCACTATGTACGCTATATCGAGCTGGCCCGCTGCGCCCTGCTCGAGCAGATCGACTACAACTACCCGCAGATGGAGGCGTCCGGTTATCACTGGCCCATCATCGATCTGCGCCTCAAGTACATGGCCCCCCTGCGCTTTGGCCAGAAGGTGCGGGTCGAGGCGCGGCTGTGCGAATACCAGAACCGCCTCAAGATCGAGTACCAGCTGTTCGATGTGGCAAGCGGCGCGCGCACCAGCAAGGGCTACAGCATCCAGGTGGCGGTGAACAAGGAGAGCGGCGAGATGTGCCTCGCCTCCCCGCGGGTCCTGCTGGACAAGCTGGGGGTGGCGGAGTGA
- a CDS encoding HAL/PAL/TAL family ammonia-lyase, whose translation MNSDTPSPQVTFGADRLTIEQVVALAEGRARPVLNPDPAFMARVQRGADFLDRLLAEEGVIYGVTTGYGDSVTRAVPPALVAELPLHLTRFHGCGLGNDLSLEAGRAVLATRLCSLAQGVSGVSPALLERLCWLLEQDLIPRIPEEGSVGASGDLTPLSYVAAVLVGERELYRDGQLASTADVYDALGVPPLRLRPKEGLALMNGTSVMTALACLAYARTEYLMKLATRITALVSVAMEGNAFHFDERLFAAKPHPGMQEVAAWLRADLQSGELPRHSDRLQDRYSLRCAPHVIGVVADSLPWWRQLIENELNSANDNPLIDGDFEHVMHGGHFYGGHIAMAMDSMKTAVANLADLLDRQLAQLVDTKFNGGLPSNLSGASGERRMINHGFKAVQIGVSAWTAEALKLTMPASVFSRSTECHNQDKVSMGTIAARDALRVLTLTEQVGAACLLAVVQGVELRLGLQRCALDTLSPSLREMVLAVREDHPALVEDRPLEQELRALIARLQARHYDLYKETSDAE comes from the coding sequence ATGAACAGTGATACTCCATCTCCCCAGGTCACCTTCGGCGCAGACAGGCTCACCATAGAACAGGTGGTGGCCCTGGCCGAGGGGCGTGCCCGTCCCGTTCTCAACCCGGATCCCGCCTTCATGGCCCGGGTGCAGCGCGGCGCCGACTTCCTCGATCGCCTGCTGGCGGAAGAGGGGGTCATCTACGGGGTGACCACGGGCTATGGCGACTCCGTGACCCGGGCCGTGCCGCCCGCCCTGGTGGCCGAGCTGCCCCTGCATCTGACCCGTTTCCACGGCTGTGGCCTCGGCAACGATCTGAGTCTTGAGGCGGGCCGTGCCGTGCTGGCCACGCGCCTCTGCTCCCTGGCGCAGGGGGTCTCCGGGGTCAGTCCGGCCCTCCTGGAGCGGCTCTGCTGGCTGCTGGAGCAGGATCTCATCCCGCGCATTCCGGAGGAGGGGTCGGTCGGTGCCAGCGGCGATCTCACCCCGCTCTCCTATGTGGCCGCCGTGCTGGTGGGGGAGCGGGAGCTCTATCGGGACGGCCAGCTCGCCAGTACCGCCGACGTCTATGACGCGCTCGGCGTGCCCCCCCTGCGATTGCGCCCGAAAGAGGGGCTGGCCCTGATGAACGGTACCTCGGTCATGACGGCGCTGGCCTGCCTCGCCTACGCCCGTACCGAATACCTGATGAAGCTGGCGACCCGGATCACCGCCCTGGTGAGCGTCGCCATGGAGGGCAATGCCTTCCATTTCGACGAGCGGCTGTTCGCGGCCAAGCCCCATCCCGGCATGCAGGAGGTCGCCGCCTGGCTGCGCGCCGATCTGCAAAGCGGTGAGCTGCCGCGCCACAGCGACCGCTTGCAAGACCGCTACTCCCTGCGCTGCGCCCCCCACGTCATCGGCGTGGTGGCCGACAGCCTGCCCTGGTGGCGTCAGCTCATCGAAAACGAACTCAACAGCGCCAACGACAATCCCCTCATCGATGGCGACTTCGAGCACGTGATGCACGGCGGTCACTTCTACGGCGGCCACATCGCCATGGCCATGGACAGCATGAAGACGGCGGTGGCGAACCTCGCCGATCTGCTCGACCGCCAGCTGGCCCAGCTGGTGGATACCAAGTTCAACGGCGGCCTGCCGAGCAACCTCTCCGGTGCCAGCGGCGAGCGGCGCATGATCAACCACGGCTTCAAGGCGGTGCAGATCGGCGTCTCCGCCTGGACCGCAGAGGCTCTCAAATTAACCATGCCCGCCAGCGTCTTCTCCCGCTCCACCGAGTGTCACAACCAGGACAAGGTGAGCATGGGCACCATAGCGGCGCGGGATGCGTTGCGGGTGCTGACCCTGACCGAGCAGGTGGGGGCCGCCTGCCTGCTGGCGGTGGTGCAAGGGGTGGAGCTGCGCCTCGGCTTGCAGCGGTGCGCCCTGGATACCCTGAGCCCGTCCCTGAGAGAGATGGTGCTGGCGGTGCGGGAAGATCACCCGGCCCTGGTGGAAGACAGGCCGCTGGAGCAGGAGCTCAGGGCCCTGATAGCCCGGCTGCAGGCCCGTCATTACGATCTCTACAAGGAGACCTCGGATGCAGAGTGA
- a CDS encoding glycosyltransferase family 2 protein, which produces MNPCLIIPCYNHSTPLAGVLTGLKSLGLPCLLVDDGSEPAAAAALDALAATHGDWVSLLRHDRNQGKGVAVTTGLMAARARGFSHGVQIDADGQHDLSDVPRLLAEAARQPDALVSGRPIYDDSVPKGRLYGRYITHVWVWIETLSFTIADSMCGFRVYPLATSCALLDEVRLGRRMDFDTEVMVRLYWRGVPMRFVPTRVIYPADGSSHFRLWRDNLDISWMHTRLVCRLLWDGLCKLPGLPARLWQQGRRHWSRTPERGSLLGLQIMLASYRLLGRRGFQALLYPVIGYFWLTGRRQRAASEQYLARLEAFAAGQGVSLPSEPRSSFRHFLRFGGAALDKLAGWRGDIPREEIELVGREHHEAALASGRGLLLLGSHLGDLELCRALGTQGGQVPINALVFTRHAARFNALLKQVNPDSGINLIQVQEMGADTAILLKEKIEAGEWVVIVGDRTSVTREKRVVWADFLGAPAPFPLGPFALASVLACPVYLMFGLKEQGRFRVHFEPFAERLSLPRATREAALRRWVQAYADRLQHHCLHAPLDWFNFFDFWQLTHDEQ; this is translated from the coding sequence TTGAATCCCTGCCTCATCATCCCCTGCTACAACCATTCGACCCCCCTGGCCGGCGTGCTGACGGGGCTCAAATCCCTGGGGCTGCCCTGCCTGCTTGTCGACGATGGCAGCGAGCCCGCCGCTGCCGCCGCGCTGGATGCCCTGGCCGCCACTCACGGTGACTGGGTCAGTCTGCTGCGCCATGACCGGAATCAGGGCAAGGGCGTCGCCGTGACCACAGGGCTCATGGCTGCGAGGGCGCGGGGCTTCAGTCATGGCGTGCAGATAGATGCCGACGGCCAGCACGATCTGTCTGATGTGCCGCGCCTGCTGGCCGAAGCCGCCCGCCAGCCCGATGCCCTCGTCTCGGGACGCCCCATCTATGACGACTCCGTCCCCAAGGGGCGCCTCTATGGCCGTTACATCACCCATGTCTGGGTCTGGATAGAGACCCTCTCGTTCACCATCGCGGACAGCATGTGCGGCTTTCGGGTCTATCCCTTGGCGACCAGTTGCGCCCTGCTCGATGAGGTGCGCCTCGGCCGGCGCATGGATTTCGACACCGAGGTGATGGTGCGTCTCTACTGGCGCGGGGTGCCCATGCGCTTCGTGCCGACCCGGGTCATTTATCCGGCGGACGGCAGTTCCCACTTTCGGCTCTGGCGGGACAATCTCGACATCTCCTGGATGCACACCCGACTGGTGTGCCGCCTGCTCTGGGATGGGTTGTGCAAGCTGCCAGGCCTCCCGGCCCGGCTCTGGCAACAGGGCAGGCGGCACTGGTCGCGCACCCCGGAGCGGGGCTCGCTGCTGGGCCTTCAGATCATGCTGGCCAGCTATCGGCTGCTGGGTCGACGGGGCTTCCAGGCGCTGCTCTACCCCGTCATCGGCTATTTCTGGCTGACCGGCCGCCGCCAGCGGGCGGCCTCCGAGCAATATCTGGCTCGGCTCGAGGCTTTCGCCGCCGGGCAGGGAGTGAGCCTGCCCTCCGAGCCTAGGTCCAGCTTTCGCCACTTCCTGCGTTTTGGGGGGGCGGCGCTGGACAAGCTGGCGGGCTGGCGCGGCGATATTCCCCGTGAGGAGATCGAACTGGTGGGGCGCGAGCACCACGAGGCGGCGCTCGCCAGCGGACGCGGCCTGCTGTTGCTCGGCTCCCACCTCGGGGATCTGGAGCTATGCCGGGCGCTCGGCACCCAGGGGGGGCAAGTGCCCATCAATGCCCTGGTGTTCACCCGCCATGCGGCCCGCTTCAACGCTCTGCTCAAGCAGGTCAATCCGGACTCCGGCATCAACCTCATCCAGGTGCAGGAGATGGGGGCCGACACCGCCATCCTGCTCAAGGAGAAGATAGAGGCGGGGGAGTGGGTGGTGATCGTCGGGGACCGCACCTCGGTGACCCGGGAGAAGCGGGTGGTCTGGGCCGATTTTCTCGGGGCTCCCGCCCCATTCCCGCTGGGGCCCTTCGCCCTGGCAAGCGTCCTGGCCTGCCCCGTCTACCTGATGTTCGGGCTCAAGGAGCAGGGGCGCTTTCGCGTCCATTTCGAGCCCTTCGCCGAGCGGCTGTCGCTACCCCGCGCCACGCGGGAGGCGGCACTGCGCCGCTGGGTGCAGGCCTATGCCGACCGCCTGCAGCACCATTGCCTGCATGCGCCGCTGGACTGGTTCAACTTCTTCGATTTTTGGCAGCTAACCCATGATGAACAGTGA
- a CDS encoding 3-hydroxyacyl-ACP dehydratase FabZ family protein, which produces MPMTGLPSLIEQRWQDDVLVLRLSLDPELPWFRGHFPGAPLLPGVVQVHWAMHYGRQLPGLVGEFGGMSQLKFQRPLRPGQECELHLCWLADKGQLVFSYRLGDEVASSGRVKLCP; this is translated from the coding sequence ATGCCAATGACGGGGTTGCCCAGCCTCATCGAGCAGCGATGGCAGGACGATGTCCTGGTGCTGCGTCTGTCCCTCGACCCCGAGCTGCCCTGGTTTCGCGGCCACTTCCCGGGAGCGCCCCTGCTGCCCGGCGTGGTGCAGGTGCACTGGGCCATGCACTATGGTCGCCAGCTGCCCGGCCTGGTCGGCGAGTTCGGTGGCATGAGTCAGTTGAAGTTCCAGCGCCCGCTGCGCCCCGGCCAGGAGTGCGAGCTGCATCTCTGCTGGCTGGCGGACAAGGGCCAGCTGGTGTTCAGCTACCGGCTCGGGGATGAGGTCGCCAGCAGCGGCCGGGTGAAGCTATGTCCTTGA
- a CDS encoding AMP-binding protein: MTGQESLLATIWGRGDDEPVAFGPQGEVRFGELRQGTEALARRLAALPARRWALCFEDSLLFAQALLACALTGREAILPGHQRPAALAELGHGFDAVLTDSQTLGEGSSIPWLQLPLSREDEQPAVPWPAPLALQLTLFTSGSTGEPKAIPKAWHQLDAELRVLIALWSEPLRGARLLASVSHQHIYGLLFRILLPLVLRIPFARTLTLYPEQLNSQRGRWALIASPAFLSRLDPALPAAGCALVVSSGGPLALTDATRTQAQLGQLPVEVFGSSETGGIAWRQSAQPETPWQPMPGIRVAPGAGDCLLLHSPYLPDDEPLLCADRIRLCESGFHLLGRGDRVVKIEEKRVSLDEVEARLQAQPWVQQAAVLPLTQAGRQQLGAVLVLTEQGLEQWQTLGPGRFLIALRERLRPWLEPVALPRRLRLLPDLPLNSQGKRPWGQLKTLFDKDFVDVHAKKSGPEQMNYSLRGSKPCQ; encoded by the coding sequence ATGACCGGTCAGGAGAGCCTGCTCGCCACCATCTGGGGACGAGGGGATGACGAACCCGTGGCCTTCGGGCCACAGGGAGAGGTGCGCTTTGGCGAGCTGCGCCAGGGAACCGAAGCGCTGGCCCGGCGGCTCGCCGCTCTGCCAGCCCGGCGCTGGGCGCTCTGCTTCGAAGACAGCCTGCTGTTTGCCCAGGCGCTGCTCGCCTGTGCCCTGACCGGGCGAGAGGCCATACTGCCCGGCCATCAGCGCCCGGCGGCCCTGGCGGAGCTGGGTCACGGCTTCGATGCCGTGTTGACCGACAGCCAGACGCTGGGGGAGGGCAGCAGCATACCCTGGTTGCAACTGCCCCTCTCACGGGAGGATGAGCAACCCGCTGTCCCCTGGCCCGCCCCCCTGGCCTTGCAACTGACCCTGTTCACTTCGGGCTCCACCGGCGAACCCAAGGCGATCCCCAAGGCGTGGCACCAGCTGGACGCCGAACTGCGGGTGCTGATCGCGCTCTGGAGCGAACCACTGCGCGGGGCGCGCCTGCTGGCGAGCGTCTCCCATCAGCACATCTATGGCCTGCTGTTTCGCATTCTGCTGCCCCTGGTTTTGCGCATTCCCTTCGCCCGCACCCTGACCCTCTACCCGGAGCAGCTGAACAGCCAGCGAGGCCGCTGGGCGCTGATCGCATCCCCGGCCTTTCTGAGTCGCCTCGATCCCGCCCTGCCGGCCGCCGGCTGCGCTCTGGTGGTTTCCTCCGGCGGGCCGCTGGCGCTGACGGATGCGACCCGCACGCAAGCGCAGCTGGGACAACTGCCCGTGGAGGTCTTTGGCAGCAGCGAGACCGGCGGCATCGCCTGGCGTCAGAGCGCGCAGCCAGAGACGCCCTGGCAACCCATGCCGGGCATTCGCGTGGCACCCGGAGCCGGGGATTGCCTGCTGCTTCACTCCCCCTATCTGCCGGACGATGAGCCGCTGCTTTGCGCCGATCGCATCCGATTGTGCGAGTCCGGCTTTCACCTGCTGGGGCGCGGGGATCGGGTGGTCAAAATTGAAGAAAAACGGGTCTCCCTCGACGAGGTGGAGGCGCGCCTGCAGGCCCAGCCCTGGGTGCAGCAGGCGGCGGTGTTGCCGTTGACGCAGGCGGGCCGGCAGCAGCTGGGCGCCGTGCTGGTATTGACGGAGCAAGGGCTGGAGCAATGGCAGACGCTGGGGCCCGGCCGCTTCCTCATTGCCCTGCGGGAGCGGCTCAGACCCTGGCTCGAACCGGTCGCCCTGCCGCGCCGGCTGCGTCTGCTGCCGGACTTGCCCCTCAACAGTCAGGGGAAACGCCCCTGGGGGCAGTTGAAAACGCTATTTGATAAAGATTTTGTTGATGTTCATGCCAAAAAATCTGGTCCTGAGCAGATGAATTACTCACTCAGGGGATCCAAACCATGCCAATGA
- a CDS encoding acyl carrier protein has translation MNRDEIFAKVKATLVELFEVDEAAVTPEAQLYQDLELDSIDAIDLVVHLQKLTGKKIKPEEFKSVRSVADVVEAVERLMNPA, from the coding sequence ATGAACAGAGACGAGATTTTTGCCAAGGTGAAGGCAACCCTGGTGGAGTTGTTTGAAGTGGATGAAGCGGCCGTCACGCCAGAGGCCCAGCTCTATCAGGATCTGGAACTCGACAGCATCGACGCCATCGATTTGGTGGTCCACCTGCAAAAACTGACCGGCAAGAAGATCAAGCCCGAAGAGTTCAAGTCGGTGCGCAGCGTCGCCGATGTGGTCGAGGCGGTTGAACGCCTGATGAACCCCGCCTGA
- a CDS encoding phosphopantetheine-binding protein codes for MQDLQQEIKQLIIDSLNLEGLTPDDIDAQAPLFGDGLGLDSIDALELGLAIKGRYGIVLSADDENTRRHFASVEALVALIQSQA; via the coding sequence ATGCAAGATCTGCAACAAGAGATAAAACAACTCATCATCGACAGCCTCAACCTGGAAGGGCTGACCCCGGACGATATCGATGCCCAGGCGCCGCTGTTTGGTGACGGTCTGGGGCTGGACTCCATCGATGCGCTGGAGCTGGGGCTGGCCATCAAGGGACGCTATGGCATCGTCCTCTCCGCCGATGACGAGAATACCCGTCGTCACTTCGCCAGCGTCGAGGCCCTGGTGGCCCTGATCCAGTCCCAGGCTTGA
- a CDS encoding lysophospholipid acyltransferase family protein: MAAGLNRLWRLLGTALGFTLFGLGGLLLSLCWFPLLALCLRGERRRILAQASIKQSFRLFMALLKGLGVLDYRVIGMPRELRSALIVANHPSLLDYVILAAELPVCDCIVKRALWHNIFLGGVVRAADYIPNGEAEQLLPRCIERVRRGGLLLIFPEGTRTTPGEPIRLQRGAAQLALRGQVTLQPVRIHCSERFLTKQDKWFQTPKRKPVFTLEFLPQIETREGVDDAQHSGLAARQLTRLLTRVLQAGTP, encoded by the coding sequence ATGGCGGCGGGGCTGAACCGGCTTTGGCGGCTGCTTGGCACCGCGCTCGGCTTCACCCTGTTTGGGCTGGGGGGGCTGCTGCTCAGCCTCTGCTGGTTTCCGCTGCTGGCGCTCTGCCTGCGGGGAGAGCGGCGTCGGATCCTGGCACAGGCCAGCATCAAGCAGAGTTTTCGGTTGTTCATGGCCCTGCTCAAGGGGCTGGGGGTGCTGGATTATCGCGTCATCGGCATGCCGAGGGAGCTGCGCAGTGCCCTCATCGTCGCCAATCACCCCAGCCTGCTCGACTATGTGATCCTGGCGGCCGAACTGCCGGTGTGCGACTGCATCGTCAAGCGAGCTTTGTGGCATAATATTTTTCTCGGTGGCGTGGTGCGTGCCGCCGACTACATTCCCAACGGGGAGGCGGAACAGCTGCTGCCGCGTTGCATCGAACGGGTGCGCCGGGGTGGCTTATTGCTGATCTTTCCGGAAGGCACCCGCACCACGCCGGGGGAGCCTATCCGCCTGCAGCGAGGTGCCGCCCAGCTTGCCTTGCGTGGTCAGGTGACTCTGCAGCCCGTACGCATTCATTGCAGCGAGCGCTTTCTCACCAAGCAGGACAAATGGTTCCAGACCCCGAAACGCAAGCCTGTTTTCACGCTGGAGTTCTTGCCGCAGATAGAGACCCGTGAAGGGGTCGATGACGCGCAGCACAGCGGCCTGGCCGCCCGCCAGTTAACCCGGTTACTTACCCGGGTCCTGCAAGCCGGGACCCCATGA
- a CDS encoding beta-ketoacyl synthase chain length factor, with product MLSFSLLDAQALSPGLEHATDWQQWAMGAEWPAAVQSVPATPLIPMMMARRLSIGARLAVQLGLDMLARHPVDSAIFVSRHGELARSITLLQGLAAAKPLSPTDFSMSVHNTAAGLCSIQGKAALPISSISAGDGSLMAGLAEAVANLHAGYQRVLLVLFEGEIPQFHQSWLPQTPPYGVALLLGPAQEAAGERWDCEGQCNASQPPALAQPLAFWRAHLLGQQTCVLGDGRREWSWRRG from the coding sequence ATGCTCTCATTCTCACTCCTTGATGCGCAGGCGCTCTCCCCGGGGCTGGAGCACGCCACTGACTGGCAACAGTGGGCCATGGGGGCAGAGTGGCCCGCGGCGGTGCAATCCGTGCCAGCGACCCCCCTGATCCCCATGATGATGGCGCGCCGCCTCAGCATCGGCGCCCGGCTCGCGGTGCAACTGGGTCTGGACATGCTGGCCCGCCACCCCGTCGACAGCGCCATCTTCGTCAGCCGCCACGGCGAGCTGGCACGCTCCATTACGCTGCTGCAGGGGTTGGCCGCCGCCAAGCCGCTCTCTCCCACGGATTTTTCCATGTCGGTGCACAACACGGCGGCCGGGCTCTGCTCCATTCAGGGCAAGGCGGCGCTGCCCATCAGTTCCATCTCTGCCGGAGACGGGAGTCTGATGGCGGGGCTGGCCGAGGCCGTAGCCAACCTGCATGCGGGGTATCAGCGGGTGCTGCTGGTGCTGTTTGAAGGGGAGATCCCGCAGTTTCATCAATCCTGGCTCCCCCAGACCCCGCCCTACGGGGTGGCGCTGCTGCTGGGCCCGGCGCAGGAGGCTGCCGGCGAGCGCTGGGACTGCGAGGGGCAGTGCAACGCCAGTCAGCCCCCCGCGCTGGCCCAACCTCTGGCATTCTGGCGCGCGCATCTGCTGGGGCAGCAGACATGCGTGCTCGGGGACGGACGCAGGGAGTGGTCATGGCGGCGGGGCTGA